Proteins encoded by one window of Desulfovibrio ferrophilus:
- the atpA gene encoding F0F1 ATP synthase subunit alpha, which yields MQIKAEEISKIIEDSIQNYESKVEMSETGTVLYVGDGIARVHGVENVMAMELLEFPGGLMGMALNLEEDNVGVALLGDDTGIKEGDPVKRTGKIFSVPVGDAVQGRVINPLGQPIDGLGPIDSKDLRPVELKAPGIIARKSVHESMYTGLKAIDAMTPIGRGQRELIIGDRQTGKTAVCLDAILAQKDSDVHCIYVAIGQKKASVALVADVLKKHGAMEYTTIISATASEPAPLQFIAAYTGATIGEFYRDNGKHALIIYDDLSKQATAYRQMSLLLRRPPGREAFPGDVFYLHSRLLERSAKVNDSLGAGSLTALPIIETQAGDVSAYIPTNVISITDGQVYLEPNLFNAGVRPAINVGLSVSRVGGAAQIKAMKQVAGTMRLDMAQYRELAAFAQFGSDLDKGTKAKLDRGARLVELLKQPQYKPQSVQDQVASMYAATRGFMDDVAVENIARFEAEFFEFMHNSKADVLNDIKEKQVIDDDVEGRLKAAIEEFKKTFQA from the coding sequence ATGCAGATCAAAGCTGAAGAAATCAGTAAGATCATTGAGGATTCGATTCAAAATTACGAGTCCAAGGTTGAGATGTCCGAGACCGGCACCGTACTCTACGTTGGTGACGGTATTGCCCGTGTCCACGGCGTCGAGAACGTCATGGCCATGGAGCTGCTGGAATTTCCTGGCGGCCTGATGGGCATGGCCCTCAACCTCGAAGAGGACAACGTCGGTGTGGCCCTGTTGGGCGATGACACCGGCATCAAGGAAGGCGACCCGGTCAAACGTACCGGCAAGATCTTCTCCGTGCCCGTCGGCGACGCCGTTCAGGGCCGTGTCATTAACCCTCTTGGCCAGCCTATCGACGGTTTGGGCCCCATTGACTCCAAGGACCTGCGTCCGGTCGAGTTGAAGGCCCCGGGCATCATTGCCCGTAAGTCGGTACATGAATCCATGTACACTGGCCTGAAGGCCATTGACGCCATGACCCCCATCGGTCGTGGCCAGCGCGAGCTGATCATTGGTGACCGTCAGACCGGTAAGACCGCTGTCTGCCTGGACGCCATCCTGGCTCAGAAAGACTCCGATGTGCACTGCATCTACGTCGCCATCGGCCAGAAGAAAGCTTCTGTTGCCCTGGTTGCCGACGTTCTGAAGAAGCACGGCGCGATGGAGTACACCACCATCATCTCCGCTACCGCTTCCGAGCCCGCGCCCCTGCAGTTCATTGCTGCTTACACCGGCGCCACCATCGGTGAGTTCTACCGCGACAACGGCAAGCATGCTCTGATCATTTACGATGATCTCTCCAAGCAGGCTACTGCCTACCGCCAGATGTCCCTGCTTCTTCGTCGTCCTCCGGGACGTGAGGCCTTCCCTGGCGACGTTTTCTACCTCCACTCCCGCTTGCTGGAGCGTTCCGCCAAGGTCAACGATTCCTTGGGTGCCGGTTCTCTGACCGCACTGCCCATCATCGAGACCCAGGCCGGTGACGTGTCCGCGTACATCCCGACCAACGTTATCTCCATCACCGACGGTCAGGTGTACCTCGAGCCCAACCTGTTCAACGCTGGTGTGCGTCCCGCAATCAACGTCGGTCTGTCCGTCTCCCGAGTTGGTGGCGCGGCCCAGATCAAGGCGATGAAGCAGGTTGCCGGTACCATGCGTCTGGACATGGCCCAGTATCGTGAGTTGGCCGCCTTCGCGCAGTTCGGCTCCGACCTGGACAAGGGAACCAAAGCCAAGCTGGATCGCGGCGCTCGTCTGGTGGAACTGCTCAAGCAGCCCCAGTACAAGCCGCAGTCGGTTCAGGATCAGGTTGCTTCCATGTACGCCGCTACCCGCGGTTTCATGGATGATGTAGCTGTGGAGAACATCGCCCGCTTTGAGGCCGAGTTCTTCGAGTTCATGCACAACTCCAAGGCTGACGTCCTGAACGACATCAAGGAAAAGCAGGTCATCGACGACGACGTCGAAGGTCGCTTGAAGGCCGCCATCGAAGAGTTCAAAAAAACCTTCCAGGCCTAA
- the atpH gene encoding ATP synthase F1 subunit delta, which produces MTANIVARRYARALFSLGQGTGDAEMQAYGKDLAALVAVLMESPELLKLFRNPIFTREEKKAIVEKILSQTNPSTIVKNFCFLLADKDRLSALPEIEAYYGVLLDEAKGIVRGELVTAIELEDAKQIEVKKQLADQLGKELILDFSADANILGGVVLKVGDKILDASLKAQLNAMKEQIKRGE; this is translated from the coding sequence TTGACGGCTAATATCGTTGCACGCAGATACGCCCGCGCACTGTTCTCCTTAGGACAGGGTACGGGTGACGCCGAAATGCAGGCGTACGGCAAAGATTTGGCCGCCCTCGTCGCAGTGCTGATGGAGTCTCCGGAACTGCTGAAGTTGTTCCGCAACCCCATCTTCACCCGCGAGGAGAAAAAGGCCATTGTGGAAAAGATTCTCTCCCAGACGAATCCCTCCACGATTGTTAAGAACTTTTGCTTCCTTCTGGCAGATAAGGACCGTTTGTCCGCCCTGCCGGAAATCGAAGCGTATTATGGCGTTTTGCTTGATGAAGCCAAGGGCATCGTTCGCGGTGAACTTGTCACAGCCATCGAGCTTGAAGACGCCAAGCAAATTGAAGTGAAGAAACAGCTTGCTGATCAGCTCGGCAAGGAGCTGATTCTTGATTTCTCGGCCGATGCCAATATCCTGGGTGGCGTTGTGCTCAAGGTTGGGGACAAGATCTTGGACGCGAGTCTCAAGGCACAGCTGAACGCGATGAAAGAACAGATCAAAAGGGGTGAGTAG
- a CDS encoding ATP synthase F0 subunit B, whose product MIDLDSTFFIQFLNFIITLVVLNFLLIRPIRDIISRRNDAMSAMVDEAENFTNSAEGKLKNYQKQLDEARIAGTEKRNGLKDEGTAQEKGILSAAGEQASATLKAERETVAGEVRTAMDGLKGQVDALAGKAADKVLG is encoded by the coding sequence ATGATCGATCTTGACAGCACGTTCTTTATCCAGTTCTTGAACTTCATCATCACTCTGGTGGTTCTGAACTTCCTCCTTATCCGCCCTATTCGCGACATCATCAGCAGACGCAACGATGCCATGTCCGCGATGGTTGATGAGGCAGAAAATTTCACGAACTCCGCCGAGGGCAAGCTGAAGAACTATCAGAAGCAGCTTGATGAGGCCCGCATTGCCGGGACCGAGAAGCGCAATGGCCTGAAGGACGAAGGCACTGCCCAGGAAAAGGGCATCCTGTCCGCCGCAGGCGAACAGGCAAGCGCCACCCTGAAGGCAGAGCGCGAGACCGTTGCAGGCGAAGTCCGCACCGCCATGGACGGCCTGAAGGGTCAGGTTGATGCGCTGGCCGGCAAAGCTGCCGACAAGGTGCTTGGCTAA
- a CDS encoding rhodanese-like domain-containing protein has product MNWKILIMIIALWALWDLAMPLFGIRQMPPWELRKRIALDTAPVMLDVRSPLEYAWFHIPGAINVPFPPPSAVELGIPKDAEIVLICMTGHRSPVAAWQLKKAGYENVSNLTWGSSAYALLGGRTKKGEAP; this is encoded by the coding sequence ATGAATTGGAAAATCCTGATTATGATCATCGCCCTCTGGGCCTTATGGGACCTTGCCATGCCGCTGTTCGGCATCCGCCAGATGCCGCCCTGGGAACTCAGAAAGCGCATCGCCCTGGACACCGCCCCCGTGATGCTGGATGTGCGCAGCCCCTTGGAATATGCGTGGTTCCACATTCCAGGCGCCATCAACGTGCCCTTTCCACCGCCATCGGCTGTAGAACTGGGTATCCCCAAAGACGCCGAAATCGTCCTGATCTGCATGACAGGGCATCGCTCACCAGTGGCAGCCTGGCAACTCAAAAAGGCGGGCTATGAGAACGTGTCCAACCTGACCTGGGGCTCCAGTGCCTATGCCTTGCTCGGCGGGCGCACAAAAAAAGGCGAAGCGCCGTAA
- the mreC gene encoding rod shape-determining protein MreC, which translates to MASRTGLEFVGWVIKPGRWIADQATTTWKRYLYLVDLRQENDLLRERLDQLTMELTAKHEQVTEAFRLRKLLGFRPPMGWTSSGARVIAQRMGPNAALGTVVIDKGTLADVDINTPVITPHGVVGRVLRSGLTASSVLLLTDHNSKIPVLGMKHRSTGILTGGGADNSLDVYYVPLNAPIDEGEILLTSGLAEIYPKGLPIARVTSVERSEISLFLTVRAEPLVNLRDLEEILLLQTQPAQAPNVSGSPAAAPGS; encoded by the coding sequence TTGGCGAGTCGTACCGGACTGGAGTTTGTGGGCTGGGTCATCAAACCTGGCCGCTGGATTGCCGATCAGGCCACCACCACCTGGAAGCGCTACCTTTACCTCGTTGACCTGCGCCAGGAGAACGACCTACTGCGCGAGCGGCTGGATCAGCTAACCATGGAACTGACAGCCAAACACGAGCAGGTAACCGAAGCATTCCGACTGCGCAAGCTTCTTGGATTCCGGCCACCCATGGGCTGGACCTCGTCAGGGGCGCGGGTCATCGCCCAGCGCATGGGGCCCAACGCGGCCCTGGGCACCGTGGTCATCGACAAGGGCACCTTGGCCGATGTGGATATCAACACACCGGTCATCACCCCCCACGGCGTAGTCGGACGTGTTCTGCGTAGCGGCTTGACTGCATCCAGCGTCCTGCTGCTCACAGACCATAACAGCAAAATTCCCGTGCTCGGCATGAAACACCGCAGCACGGGCATTCTCACTGGCGGCGGGGCCGACAACTCTCTGGACGTCTATTACGTGCCTCTGAATGCCCCCATCGACGAAGGGGAAATCCTGCTCACCTCTGGGCTGGCAGAGATTTACCCCAAAGGCTTGCCCATCGCCCGGGTGACCTCCGTCGAACGTTCCGAAATCTCCCTGTTCCTCACCGTCCGAGCCGAGCCTCTGGTCAACTTGCGAGACCTGGAAGAAATCCTGCTACTGCAGACCCAGCCCGCACAGGCCCCGAACGTGAGTGGCTCCCCCGCCGCCGCGCCGGGCTCTTAG
- a CDS encoding rod shape-determining protein, whose translation MSRILDTVLGFFSNDLAIDLGTANTCVYVKGQGIVLSEPSVVAVKQDNKGGRKVLAVGNEAKLMLGRTPANIVAIRPMKDGVIADFDITQEMLSYFIRKVHNSRRLVRPRIIICVPTGITQVEKRAVKESAESAGAREVYLIEEPMAAAIGANLPITEPTSNMVVDIGGGTTEVAVISLSGVVYAKSVRVGGDKMDEAIMQHVKRKYNMLIGESTAETIKIKCGSAYPTDDETEMAVKGRDLVSGIPQNITITSEEVRKAISEQVDSIVQACRIALEQTPPELAADIVDRGIVLTGGGGLLKGLDQLLREETGLPITVVDDPLSTVVLGSGKALDNLDVLKEVTID comes from the coding sequence ATGTCCAGAATTTTGGATACAGTACTTGGCTTCTTCTCCAATGACCTCGCTATCGACCTCGGTACTGCCAACACCTGCGTCTACGTCAAAGGCCAGGGGATCGTACTCAGCGAGCCCAGCGTCGTCGCCGTGAAACAGGACAATAAAGGCGGCCGTAAGGTTCTGGCAGTAGGCAACGAGGCCAAGCTGATGTTGGGGCGTACGCCTGCCAACATCGTGGCCATCCGTCCCATGAAGGACGGGGTGATCGCCGATTTCGACATCACCCAGGAGATGCTCAGCTATTTCATTCGCAAAGTACACAATTCCCGGCGCCTCGTGCGTCCGCGGATCATCATCTGCGTGCCCACGGGCATTACCCAGGTGGAGAAACGCGCGGTCAAGGAAAGCGCCGAAAGCGCCGGAGCCCGTGAAGTGTACCTGATCGAGGAGCCCATGGCCGCAGCCATCGGTGCCAACCTGCCCATCACCGAACCCACCTCCAACATGGTTGTGGACATCGGCGGTGGAACCACGGAAGTGGCCGTCATCTCCCTGTCGGGCGTTGTCTATGCCAAGTCCGTACGAGTAGGTGGCGACAAGATGGATGAAGCCATCATGCAGCACGTCAAACGCAAGTACAACATGCTGATCGGTGAATCCACGGCTGAAACCATCAAGATCAAGTGTGGAAGCGCCTACCCCACCGATGATGAAACAGAGATGGCAGTCAAAGGCCGGGATCTGGTCTCGGGCATTCCGCAGAACATCACTATCACTTCCGAGGAAGTGCGCAAGGCCATTTCTGAACAGGTGGATTCCATCGTTCAGGCCTGCCGCATTGCCCTGGAGCAGACTCCGCCCGAATTGGCGGCGGACATCGTGGACCGTGGCATCGTACTTACGGGCGGCGGCGGACTCCTGAAAGGGCTCGACCAGTTGTTGCGCGAGGAAACCGGCCTTCCCATCACCGTTGTGGACGACCCGCTCTCCACCGTTGTGCTGGGTTCCGGCAAGGCACTCGACAACCTGGACGTCCTGAAGGAGGTCACGATCGATTAG
- a CDS encoding bactofilin family protein, with translation MARDEINAFLGTGTTYQGKLDFQGSVRIDGNFKGEVTSKGTLVVGKEANVEGTVSVGQLIISGKLHGEVLAKEKIVLHKTANIVGSLNTPSLVIEEGAVLEGQITMGTKSSPKPAAKAPGAPSPGVSSAPQADSSTKNKLGVSTGVTTIGK, from the coding sequence ATGGCACGTGACGAGATAAATGCATTTCTCGGTACCGGAACCACCTACCAGGGCAAGCTCGACTTTCAGGGCTCGGTTCGCATTGACGGCAACTTCAAAGGCGAAGTGACCTCCAAGGGCACACTTGTCGTAGGCAAGGAAGCCAATGTTGAAGGCACCGTCAGCGTCGGCCAACTCATCATCAGCGGCAAGCTGCATGGCGAAGTCCTGGCCAAGGAAAAAATTGTTCTGCACAAGACCGCCAACATCGTTGGCAGCCTGAATACCCCCTCGCTGGTCATCGAGGAAGGCGCGGTCCTGGAAGGGCAGATCACCATGGGAACGAAGAGCAGCCCCAAGCCTGCCGCAAAGGCCCCTGGCGCCCCCTCTCCGGGCGTTTCAAGCGCACCTCAGGCTGATAGTTCAACAAAGAACAAGCTCGGTGTTTCAACTGGTGTAACAACCATCGGGAAATAA
- the rodA gene encoding rod shape-determining protein RodA: MSFIDRRVLLHINWALLGLTLLIFGMGVLNLYSASGFRLESGVAVNPYYQKQLAWGLIGMGGMLVCIFLDYRHLKTLAWPLFWLSVGLLICVPLFGKTIYGARRWLDLGFFNFQPSEAAKISMLLIGAKLLSKGQRPLDWIGLIGVTLVGCIPAGLIILQPDLGSGLSVLMLLGGLILYRGLQSQVLKTLFITVPLLLPLSWFFLHDYQKQRILTFLNPGSDPLGSGYHILQSQIAIGSGRMWGKGFLAGTQSQLRFLPEKHTDFAVAVFGEEWGFAGCIILLSLFCLFLYQIFLTAQEAKDRFGSFLAAGVFFYFFWQVLINMGMVLGLMPVVGIPLPFISYGGSAMVVNLCLIGVVMNVSMRRFVFKRS; encoded by the coding sequence ATGAGCTTCATCGATCGCCGGGTACTGCTGCACATCAACTGGGCCCTGCTGGGCCTGACGTTGTTAATTTTCGGGATGGGAGTTTTGAACCTCTATTCCGCAAGTGGCTTCCGCCTTGAAAGCGGTGTTGCCGTCAACCCCTACTATCAGAAGCAATTGGCCTGGGGCCTGATCGGCATGGGTGGCATGCTCGTCTGCATCTTCCTGGACTACCGCCATCTGAAGACACTGGCCTGGCCCCTGTTCTGGCTTTCCGTGGGCCTGCTCATCTGCGTCCCGTTGTTTGGTAAGACCATCTACGGTGCACGTCGCTGGCTGGATCTGGGGTTCTTCAACTTCCAACCCAGTGAAGCCGCCAAGATCAGCATGCTGCTCATCGGCGCCAAGCTGTTGTCCAAGGGCCAGCGCCCACTGGATTGGATCGGGCTGATCGGAGTCACACTGGTGGGCTGCATCCCGGCCGGGTTGATCATCCTCCAGCCAGACCTCGGATCGGGGCTCTCGGTGCTGATGCTGCTGGGCGGACTGATCCTGTATCGCGGTTTGCAATCCCAGGTCCTCAAGACCCTGTTCATTACTGTACCACTGCTGTTGCCCTTGTCCTGGTTCTTTTTGCATGACTATCAGAAGCAGCGCATCCTGACCTTCCTGAACCCCGGTAGCGACCCTCTTGGCAGCGGTTACCACATCCTGCAATCACAGATTGCCATCGGCTCGGGTCGCATGTGGGGCAAGGGCTTTCTGGCAGGCACCCAATCCCAGCTCAGGTTCCTCCCCGAGAAGCACACGGACTTTGCCGTTGCCGTGTTTGGCGAGGAATGGGGCTTTGCCGGTTGCATAATTTTGCTTTCACTTTTCTGCCTCTTTCTGTATCAAATTTTTCTCACAGCCCAAGAGGCCAAGGACCGTTTCGGAAGCTTTCTGGCGGCCGGGGTCTTCTTCTATTTTTTCTGGCAGGTCCTCATTAATATGGGCATGGTCCTCGGACTGATGCCGGTGGTGGGCATCCCGTTGCCCTTCATTAGTTACGGAGGAAGCGCCATGGTCGTGAACCTCTGTCTCATCGGAGTCGTGATGAACGTCTCCATGCGCCGTTTCGTATTCAAACGGTCCTGA
- the atpF gene encoding F0F1 ATP synthase subunit B has protein sequence MTVLKRLLPAMLFVLATATVALASEGGVLHESMMTTLFRVINFVIFIALIWKFGGKAIANTFGGRRKNIETQLTELEDRKQTAAGKLADVEKSIANIEAEREEILAEFARQGETLKASIIENAQISAEKIKEQALMTAANERNAALKEIRAEVAELVIEAAEKALAGKLSADEHNKLVNDYLTKVVLN, from the coding sequence TTGACAGTCTTGAAACGACTTTTACCCGCGATGCTGTTCGTGCTTGCTACCGCCACCGTGGCTTTGGCCTCGGAAGGTGGAGTACTGCACGAATCGATGATGACGACACTCTTTCGAGTGATCAACTTCGTCATCTTCATCGCGCTTATCTGGAAATTCGGTGGCAAGGCCATTGCCAACACGTTTGGTGGCCGCCGCAAGAACATCGAGACCCAGCTCACTGAACTCGAAGACCGCAAGCAGACTGCCGCTGGCAAGTTGGCTGATGTCGAAAAGAGCATCGCCAACATCGAAGCCGAGCGGGAAGAGATTCTTGCCGAGTTTGCCAGGCAGGGTGAGACCCTCAAGGCGTCCATCATCGAGAATGCCCAGATCTCCGCTGAGAAGATCAAGGAACAGGCTCTGATGACCGCTGCCAATGAGCGTAATGCCGCTCTGAAGGAAATCCGCGCCGAAGTCGCCGAGTTGGTCATCGAAGCAGCTGAAAAGGCTCTGGCAGGCAAGCTGTCTGCCGACGAGCATAACAAGCTGGTCAACGATTACTTAACCAAGGTGGTGCTCAATTGA
- a CDS encoding methylated-DNA--[protein]-cysteine S-methyltransferase, producing MRIPNMIELIVADPLALELAWDNGVLLGTKILWSQGRIPTGMTAAAKMLRDALVRYVAGDRMDWPRVPMAYHEQPEFTAKVLKALQLEVGYGQTVSYGELAAMAGSPGAARAVGRIMATNPWPLIVPCHRVVGSDGALTGYSAEGGLDMKKYLLELEGSM from the coding sequence ATGCGAATTCCCAACATGATTGAGTTGATCGTTGCCGACCCGCTGGCCCTGGAGCTGGCTTGGGACAACGGGGTGCTGTTGGGCACCAAAATTTTATGGTCCCAGGGACGGATACCCACGGGTATGACAGCTGCCGCGAAGATGCTGCGGGACGCCTTGGTACGTTATGTGGCGGGTGACCGTATGGACTGGCCGCGCGTGCCCATGGCCTATCATGAGCAGCCCGAGTTTACGGCCAAGGTGTTGAAGGCTTTGCAATTGGAGGTCGGTTATGGCCAGACCGTGAGCTATGGCGAACTGGCTGCCATGGCAGGGTCGCCCGGTGCTGCGCGTGCCGTGGGCCGGATCATGGCCACCAATCCCTGGCCGCTCATCGTGCCCTGTCATCGTGTCGTGGGAAGCGACGGTGCCCTGACCGGCTACTCCGCCGAGGGCGGGCTGGATATGAAGAAATATCTGCTGGAATTGGAAGGATCGATGTAG
- a CDS encoding TIGR01212 family radical SAM protein (This family includes YhcC from E. coli K-12, an uncharacterized radical SAM protein.) produces MFRHYSLSTYFRQRFGCKVSKVPLDAGATCPNRDGTLSSRGCSFCNEHGSGTGLFGRGVDMEGQWESWTVPLRETRSPFLAYLQAFSNTYCSPGQLKDVLERIAILPDSVGVAIGTRPDCLDSEKLDILAALDVQELWLDLGLQSSDNAILKQANRGHSAEDFARTVEQAAGRGIKVCAHLIAGLPGDDDDGFAASVDFVSALPIAGIKFHNLYICNGTPLEAEFLHGNYKPMGFEDYLCLLTRVLPRLRPDVVVHRMASDPAYGELVAPEWALRKQEILNRLTKAMLEADIWQGKTAGAESGIPAWYSAKAPLPPSLT; encoded by the coding sequence TTGTTCAGGCATTATTCACTTTCCACCTACTTTCGCCAACGGTTTGGATGCAAGGTCAGCAAGGTGCCTCTGGATGCGGGCGCAACCTGCCCGAATCGTGATGGAACCCTGTCCAGCCGTGGGTGTTCATTTTGTAATGAGCATGGCTCGGGAACTGGTTTGTTTGGTCGTGGAGTAGATATGGAAGGGCAATGGGAATCGTGGACTGTTCCTCTGCGTGAAACACGCAGCCCGTTCCTGGCGTACCTGCAAGCATTCTCAAATACATATTGTTCACCAGGGCAGTTGAAAGATGTTTTGGAGCGGATTGCCATTCTGCCCGATTCCGTGGGAGTGGCCATCGGTACCCGGCCTGACTGTCTGGATTCCGAGAAACTTGATATTCTGGCTGCCCTTGATGTGCAGGAATTGTGGCTGGACCTGGGGCTGCAGTCGTCCGACAACGCTATTTTGAAACAGGCCAACAGGGGCCATAGTGCCGAGGATTTCGCTCGTACCGTCGAACAGGCTGCCGGACGGGGGATCAAGGTCTGTGCGCACCTCATTGCCGGTCTCCCCGGAGATGATGACGATGGTTTTGCAGCCAGCGTGGACTTTGTCAGCGCCTTGCCCATTGCCGGGATTAAATTTCATAATCTGTATATATGTAATGGGACGCCCCTTGAGGCTGAATTTCTCCATGGCAACTACAAACCGATGGGTTTTGAGGATTATCTCTGCCTGCTGACTCGGGTTTTGCCAAGACTTCGTCCCGATGTGGTGGTGCATCGCATGGCTTCTGATCCAGCCTATGGCGAACTTGTGGCTCCAGAGTGGGCCCTGCGCAAGCAGGAAATCCTGAATCGACTGACCAAGGCCATGCTCGAGGCAGATATCTGGCAGGGCAAGACCGCAGGAGCCGAGTCCGGGATCCCTGCCTGGTACTCTGCCAAGGCCCCCTTGCCGCCAAGCCTGACCTGA
- the mrdA gene encoding penicillin-binding protein 2, with protein MSAHYEPEGQAPPKSGLLLLQALIWVLFCIFALRFWYLQIYRGEEFETKARDNQLRQEAMFAPRGLVRDRIGKLVAVNEPAYALGLVREDCKDISTTLDKVTEWTGVDREALREKFHKYKRLVKPFEPMILVPELPFEQVAVIEANALFWPGLEIVVRPKRYYKQRDLLAHVLGYVADANEVELSKDSGLALGDNVGKGGLELVLESRLRGAKGLRQVEVDATGRRLKQKILREPLAGEHINLAIDLGLQTHAARQLEGQAGAIVVMEPTTGKVLAFVSQPSYDANMFVTGLSQKQWSKLRDDPMHPLQNRVIQSMFPPGSIYKLVVGGALLEDGFSPKETVYCGGQIKLGRRVFRCWKKHGHGRVDYQKAQVNSCDVYFYAAGDRLGVEKMSTFAKDCGFGQKTNISLPHEKTGLVPTPEWKRKRFGEPWVGGDNLNMAIGQGFNLVTPIQVARFISALINGGTLYRPLLLADAEPEVQGQLPMSELNRTMIVDAMVETVQSGTARRLKRKGVRMGGKTGTAQVVRLKLKEGDERRKTEEMDYRERDHAWLASFGEKDGKSYVAICMVEHGGHGGSAAGPVLKSIYDYLFSEKMQ; from the coding sequence ATGTCGGCCCATTATGAGCCAGAGGGACAGGCCCCCCCGAAGTCGGGCCTGCTGCTGCTTCAGGCATTGATTTGGGTGCTGTTCTGCATCTTTGCCCTGCGCTTCTGGTATCTTCAGATCTATCGCGGCGAAGAATTCGAAACCAAGGCCCGAGACAACCAGTTACGCCAGGAAGCCATGTTTGCCCCCCGGGGGCTTGTGCGTGACCGCATCGGCAAGCTTGTGGCCGTCAATGAGCCGGCTTACGCCCTTGGCCTGGTCCGCGAGGACTGCAAGGATATCTCGACCACCTTGGACAAGGTGACCGAATGGACCGGGGTCGATCGCGAGGCACTTCGCGAGAAATTCCACAAGTACAAACGCCTGGTGAAGCCCTTCGAACCCATGATTCTCGTCCCTGAATTGCCCTTCGAGCAGGTGGCCGTCATCGAGGCCAACGCCCTGTTCTGGCCAGGATTGGAAATCGTGGTCAGACCCAAACGCTACTACAAACAACGGGATCTGCTGGCCCATGTGCTGGGCTACGTGGCCGATGCCAACGAAGTTGAACTGTCCAAGGATTCCGGCCTGGCACTGGGTGACAACGTGGGCAAGGGCGGTCTGGAACTTGTCCTGGAAAGCCGCCTGCGTGGAGCCAAGGGACTCAGGCAGGTGGAAGTGGATGCCACGGGACGTCGCCTGAAACAAAAAATCCTGCGCGAACCCCTGGCCGGAGAGCACATCAATCTGGCTATCGATCTGGGTTTGCAAACCCATGCGGCAAGACAGTTGGAAGGGCAGGCAGGCGCCATCGTCGTCATGGAACCAACCACAGGAAAGGTATTGGCCTTTGTCAGCCAGCCTTCCTACGACGCCAATATGTTCGTGACCGGCCTCTCCCAGAAGCAATGGAGCAAGCTGCGTGACGACCCCATGCATCCGTTGCAGAACCGCGTTATCCAGAGCATGTTTCCTCCCGGCTCCATCTACAAACTTGTGGTGGGCGGCGCCTTGCTTGAGGACGGCTTCAGCCCCAAGGAAACCGTCTACTGCGGTGGACAGATCAAGCTGGGACGCAGAGTCTTCCGCTGCTGGAAAAAGCATGGACATGGCCGGGTCGACTACCAGAAGGCTCAGGTCAACTCCTGTGATGTCTATTTTTATGCTGCGGGCGACAGGCTCGGAGTGGAAAAGATGAGTACTTTTGCCAAAGACTGCGGATTCGGACAAAAAACGAACATCTCACTTCCGCACGAAAAAACCGGACTGGTGCCTACCCCCGAATGGAAGCGCAAGCGCTTTGGCGAACCATGGGTCGGCGGCGACAACCTGAACATGGCCATCGGCCAGGGTTTCAATCTGGTCACCCCCATCCAGGTCGCCCGGTTCATCAGCGCCCTGATCAATGGAGGCACCCTGTACCGGCCCCTGCTTCTGGCCGATGCCGAGCCCGAAGTCCAGGGGCAGCTCCCCATGAGTGAGCTGAATCGCACCATGATCGTGGACGCCATGGTCGAAACCGTCCAGAGCGGCACGGCACGCCGCCTGAAACGCAAAGGCGTACGCATGGGCGGCAAGACTGGTACGGCACAGGTGGTCCGCTTGAAGCTCAAGGAAGGCGACGAACGCCGCAAGACCGAGGAAATGGACTACAGGGAGCGCGATCACGCCTGGCTGGCCTCCTTTGGTGAAAAGGACGGCAAATCCTACGTCGCCATCTGCATGGTGGAGCACGGCGGACATGGTGGCTCGGCTGCCGGTCCGGTACTCAAATCCATCTACGACTATCTCTTCTCGGAGAAGATGCAATGA